GCGCGAGGTGGAGGTGCTGAAGCTGGTGGCGCGCGGGCTGTCGAATGCGGAGATCGCCGCGGATCTGTTCGTGAGCGAGACGACGGTGAAGACGCATGTGGGGCATGTGCTGACGAAGCTGGGGCTGCGCGACCGGGTGCAGGCGGCGGTGTACGCATACGAGAGCGGGCTGGTGCGCCCAGGCGCGCAGTAGCCGTGGGGGTCTGACGGCCCGGCACACGGACGACGGCGGGGCTCCCGGGAATTCCCGGGAGCCCCGCCGTCGTGGTGAGCGGAGCCGGTCAGGCTTCCGCTTCAGCGCCGGGGTCAGGCCTCGGAGGCCTTGCTGATCTCCCAGAACCGGAAGACGGTCGAGGAGTCCAGCGTCCATTCCAGACCGGAGACACCGTCGCGGGCCACCGCGTACTGCTTGCCCTGCCAGATCGGGATCATCGGCACGTCCTCCGCGACGATCTTCTGCAGCTCCCGGAACTGGGCCTTGGTGGCGCCGCGGTTCGGCTGGTCGGCCGTCTTGGGCAGCAGCTGGCCGGTGATGGTGGGCGAGCTGTAGTTGTTGGCCACCACGCTGTCCTTGCCGAAGAATGGCGCGGTGAAGTTGTCGGGGTCCGGATAGTCGGGGATCCAGCCCTTGACGTAGACGCCGAACTTGCCGTCGGCCATGCCCTGCTCGTACTCCTTGGTGGGCAGGGTGCGCACCTTGGCGTCGAACAGCCCGCTGTGGTTGAGCTGTTGGGCGATCTCCTCGAAGGCCGGGACCGTGCCGGGGCCGTAGCGGTCGGGGGTGGCCCACAGCGTGAGCGGCACCTTGCCGTTGAGGCCGGCGGAGCGCAGCGCGTCCTTCGCCTTGTCGGGCTTGGGGCGGTCGCCGTAGGTGTCGAAGAAGGACGTGCTGTGGCCGGTGATGCCGGCCGGGACGATGGAGTACAGCGGCACCGCGGTGCGCTGGTAGACGTCCCGGACGAGGGTGGAGCGGTCCAGGAGGTAGGCGATCGCCTTGCGGACGCCCGGCTTGCCGGCGACCGGGTCCTTGAGGTTGAACACCAGGTGCATGACCTCTGCGCTGGCGCCCTCCACGACCTGGGTGCCGTGCTGCTGCTTCAGCGAGGCGTTGTCCAGCGCCGCGATGTCCTTCATCGCCAGGCCGCGGTAGGCGACATCGACATCGCCGCCCTCGACGGCCTTCTTGAGCTTGTCGGCGGCGTTGAAGAACTTCACGGTCATACCGGAGTTCTTGACCTTGGCCGGGCCCTTGTAGGAGCCGTTGACGGCGAAGACGGCCTTCTTGGAGCTGTAGTCCTTGAGGGTGTAGACACCGGAGCCGACGGCCTTGCCGTCGGTGCGCAGCCGGTCGGCGGGGTACTCGGCGTGGTCGACGATGGAGCCGGCGCCCGAGGCTATCTTCATGGGGAAGGTCGCGTCGGGCGACTTCAGCCGGAAGACCACGGTCTTGGCGTCCGGCGCCTCGACCTTGTCCAGCGCGGAGAACATCACGGCGGGGCCGTTCACGTCCTTGATGCGCCGGGTGCGGTCGAAGGAGTACTTGACGTCCTTGGAGGTCAGCTTGTCACCGTTGCTGAAGGTGAGGCCGTCCTTCAGGGTGCAGCGGTAGACCTTGCTCTCCCCGTCGGTGAACCCGCAGCGCTCGGCGGCTTCCGGCTCGGGGGTGGTGCCTCCCTTGGGGAAGCTCAGCAGGGACTGGAAGACGTT
This Streptomyces decoyicus DNA region includes the following protein-coding sequences:
- a CDS encoding ABC transporter substrate-binding protein, with product MRKRDQWLAAPIGAGLATALLAVAGCGTDDSGAAGNGEPVVMGMTDKVVSTDPAAGYEPGSWLLFNNVFQSLLSFPKGGTTPEPEAAERCGFTDGESKVYRCTLKDGLTFSNGDKLTSKDVKYSFDRTRRIKDVNGPAVMFSALDKVEAPDAKTVVFRLKSPDATFPMKIASGAGSIVDHAEYPADRLRTDGKAVGSGVYTLKDYSSKKAVFAVNGSYKGPAKVKNSGMTVKFFNAADKLKKAVEGGDVDVAYRGLAMKDIAALDNASLKQQHGTQVVEGASAEVMHLVFNLKDPVAGKPGVRKAIAYLLDRSTLVRDVYQRTAVPLYSIVPAGITGHSTSFFDTYGDRPKPDKAKDALRSAGLNGKVPLTLWATPDRYGPGTVPAFEEIAQQLNHSGLFDAKVRTLPTKEYEQGMADGKFGVYVKGWIPDYPDPDNFTAPFFGKDSVVANNYSSPTITGQLLPKTADQPNRGATKAQFRELQKIVAEDVPMIPIWQGKQYAVARDGVSGLEWTLDSSTVFRFWEISKASEA